A portion of the Burkholderia pseudomultivorans genome contains these proteins:
- a CDS encoding peptidylprolyl isomerase, which produces MIVGSLMLSMPLAVAAQDDVIANAAQASVTQSDIATLLKSLGEEGRTRLAADPAAMDQVVRATLAQKAVLAEAKAKGWDKQADVQAAIEQARRDIIVRSYLASVNAPPADYPSDAEIQTVYDQNRAAFTAPRALHVAQIYIAVPPNADAATVDKARKQAADLASRARNGDFAALAKANSQDKASAANGGDMGFVPEPMLVPAVRQAADALKPGQVSGPIQTPTGFHVVKLIDVRAAAPRPLADVKERVRAMLRAQRTQQGAQAYLAKLGGNAPINEDALKKALATAQ; this is translated from the coding sequence ATGATCGTAGGCAGCCTGATGCTGAGCATGCCGCTGGCAGTAGCCGCGCAGGACGACGTGATCGCGAACGCGGCGCAGGCGTCGGTCACGCAATCCGATATCGCGACGCTGCTGAAGTCGCTCGGCGAGGAAGGGCGCACGCGCCTCGCGGCCGACCCGGCCGCGATGGACCAGGTCGTGCGCGCGACCCTTGCGCAGAAGGCCGTGCTCGCCGAGGCGAAGGCGAAGGGCTGGGACAAGCAGGCGGACGTGCAGGCGGCCATCGAGCAGGCACGGCGCGACATTATCGTGCGCAGCTATCTCGCGTCGGTCAATGCGCCGCCGGCGGACTACCCGTCCGACGCGGAAATCCAGACCGTATACGACCAGAACCGCGCTGCGTTTACCGCGCCGCGCGCGCTGCACGTCGCGCAGATCTATATCGCCGTCCCGCCGAACGCGGACGCCGCGACCGTCGACAAGGCGCGCAAGCAGGCCGCCGATCTTGCGAGCCGCGCGCGCAACGGCGATTTCGCCGCGCTCGCGAAAGCGAATTCGCAGGACAAGGCCAGCGCGGCCAATGGCGGCGACATGGGCTTCGTGCCCGAGCCGATGCTGGTGCCGGCCGTGCGGCAGGCGGCCGACGCGCTGAAGCCCGGCCAGGTGTCCGGGCCGATCCAGACGCCGACCGGCTTTCACGTGGTGAAACTGATCGACGTGCGCGCCGCCGCGCCACGTCCGCTCGCGGACGTGAAGGAGCGCGTGCGCGCGATGCTGCGCGCGCAGCGCACGCAGCAGGGTGCCCAGGCGTATCTGGCAAAGCTGGGCGGCAACGCGCCGATCAACGAAGATGCGCTGAAGAAGGCGCTCGCGACCGCGCAATAG
- a CDS encoding Do family serine endopeptidase codes for MAAPASAADKPAQGAAAGAATLPNFAALVKRYGAAVVNISVTREVTQMGIRLPPGIAPDNPLAPFFARRVIGNREEVSLGSGFIVDADGIILTNRHVVGDAATVDVTLTDKRQFKGSVIGSDPVSDVAVIRIDARNLPTVVTGDPARTEVGDWVMAIGSPYGFANTVTQGIVSAKARSLPGERYIPFIQTDVPINPGNSGGPLFDLNGRVIAINSMIYSKTGGYQGLAFAIPIDLALDVKDQLLRTGKVTRGRLGVALQEVGQALARSLRLPDPDGAVVTQVEPGGPGAAAGLQVGDVVRAIDGKAVADSADLLGTIAGTRPGRTVELLVWRAGRAMHVQATVGAFDSGTASNGNPPGLARIGLALRAASEQERRQLGVKQALVIEQAGGEAARAGLMAGDIVLSANGTPVASAAALAEEIDRARGTIALLVQRGGARLYVPVEPG; via the coding sequence ATGGCGGCGCCGGCATCGGCCGCCGACAAGCCGGCGCAGGGCGCGGCCGCCGGCGCGGCGACGCTGCCTAACTTCGCGGCGCTCGTGAAGCGGTACGGCGCGGCGGTCGTCAACATCAGCGTCACCCGCGAGGTCACGCAGATGGGCATCCGGCTTCCGCCGGGCATCGCGCCGGACAATCCGCTCGCGCCGTTCTTCGCGCGCCGCGTGATCGGCAACCGCGAGGAGGTGAGCCTTGGTTCCGGCTTCATTGTCGATGCCGACGGGATCATCCTGACGAATCGGCACGTGGTCGGCGATGCCGCAACGGTCGACGTGACGCTGACCGACAAGCGGCAGTTCAAGGGCAGCGTGATCGGCAGCGATCCGGTATCCGATGTCGCGGTGATCCGGATCGACGCGCGCAACCTGCCGACGGTCGTCACCGGCGACCCGGCGCGTACCGAGGTCGGCGACTGGGTGATGGCGATCGGCTCGCCGTACGGCTTCGCGAATACGGTCACGCAGGGCATCGTCAGCGCGAAGGCGCGCTCGTTGCCGGGCGAGCGCTATATCCCGTTCATCCAGACCGACGTGCCGATCAATCCCGGCAATTCGGGCGGCCCGCTGTTCGACCTGAACGGCCGCGTGATCGCGATCAATTCGATGATCTATTCGAAGACCGGCGGTTATCAGGGGCTCGCGTTCGCGATTCCGATCGACCTCGCGCTCGACGTGAAGGACCAGTTGCTGCGGACCGGCAAAGTCACGCGCGGCCGGCTCGGTGTCGCGCTGCAGGAAGTCGGGCAGGCGCTGGCGCGCTCGTTGCGGCTGCCCGATCCCGACGGCGCGGTGGTCACGCAAGTCGAACCGGGCGGCCCCGGCGCGGCAGCCGGCCTGCAGGTCGGCGACGTCGTGCGCGCGATCGACGGCAAGGCGGTCGCCGATTCGGCCGATCTGCTCGGCACCATCGCTGGCACGCGGCCGGGACGTACGGTCGAACTGCTCGTATGGCGAGCGGGCCGGGCAATGCACGTGCAGGCCACGGTCGGCGCATTCGACAGCGGCACCGCGTCGAACGGCAACCCGCCGGGGCTCGCGCGCATCGGGCTCGCGCTGCGTGCGGCCAGTGAACAGGAACGACGCCAGCTCGGCGTGAAGCAGGCGCTCGTGATCGAGCAGGCGGGCGGCGAGGCCGCGCGCGCGGGGTTGATGGCCGGCGACATCGTACTGTCGGCCAACGGCACGCCGGTCGCGAGCGCGGCGGCGCTGGCCGAGGAGATCGATCGCGCACGCGGCACGATCGCGCTGCTCGTGCAGCGCGGCGGCGCACGGCTGTATGTACCGGTCGAACCGGGTTGA